Part of the Balaenoptera acutorostrata chromosome 17, mBalAcu1.1, whole genome shotgun sequence genome, CATTTTCAGTCGTTAAGAATTTTGCCAGTCTTATGGATGAAAATCATTTTTGGTATACATTTCCTTGATAGTGAGGTTGAACGTTTTTTCACATTTCCTTATGGATGTCTTATGGATGAAAATCGATTTTGGTATACATTTCCTTTATGGTGAGATTGAACGTTTTTTCACATCCTTATGGATGTCTTATGGATGAAAATCATTTTTGGTATACATTTCCTTGATAGTGAGATTGAACGTTTTTTCACATTTCCATTAGCACTTCATTTCTTAACACAATGCCTGTATTtcttccaaaaataataatattgtttaAAGACAGTATGTATCCTGTGTTCTTGCTTTCCTTTGAGTAACTGTGGTCAGGTTGTTGGAGCAGGTCAATTTTCAGTTTGCATCTCTAGGGGCAAGAATCATTTGCATTATTATTTTCTACAGTTTTACTCAGCAGTAAAACTgctcaaagacagtgaaaggctAGGACTACTAAAGAATCAGATTACCCAGTAGAGTATGCCAGAAAACACCTAGCATCCTATAGTGCACCCAGcaatctttcactttttttcctgaCAAATAACACATTTCCTGACAAATAACACATTCTAGCACATTGTCTGGCTCAGAGTGAGaacttaataaatttaatttaattctcttctattgaaagaatgaaaaacaaagtaaTTGAAAATTGGTGACATTTCTGTAGAACTGTATTCTCTGGATAGGGGCTGTATCTAGATTtacctttgttttctttgggcCTTTCTCAGTGCTTGAGAACATTGTTACAGGTGTTCAGTAATTGATTGAATGGAACTGTGTTCAAGTATGTTCTAATTCATTCTCCTATCTGGAGAAACATGTATATCAGGAGAAAATAGGCTTATTTGTTTACATTGTTATTTATCATGTTTCAGACAGAGATTAGAAAATATATCCTAAACACACAGATTGGTGGCCTTGCAAATGACTAGACTAGCTGTTTCCTTTCATAGTCCAAATTGTGTGAATATGGCTAAATAAAGATCGTACTCTATAATAATAGCAAATGCGATTTTGTTGTGTGCAGTCTTAAGGTGTTATTATGCTGTTCTCACTGTGAATGGTGTTTTTTACACATGGTAAAGCAGGCTAGCATATTCATGTGCGTTACAGCTGGAATAATGCAttgctttaaaaacataatttttatctgCTTTTTAGATTTAGTGTTCAACAAAAATTTCTTCttaagtaactgaaaaaaaaaatacacggtGGCTACTGTAGACTGTAAAATGAAGGAGAAGCTTAGCTTTACCGTGGAGTCTGAGCTGGGTGTAACCTAACTAGCTAGAGGATATGCAATTCCTGATTGACAGCAGGACCAGCATTATGCAGATTTTGTAAGGGAGAACAGCAGCTCAGAAACAGTGATTAGGGGCTCTGTTAGGAATCACTACATTCACCACTCATAtctttagtttttcatttttctgtctaCTGGATTTGTAAACAAATAGTACAAAACAGTTCTTTTGTTCTTATTAAAGTGATACTGCAATGCAGTTTCAGTCTATCAGCTAGGCAAACGTGTCGGAATTCGATATTCTCCCTAAATTAGCTAATTTTTAGCTGTGTTCCATGCTTATCTCTAGACCTTTGTGTATTAAATCCTACCTCGAGCTGTTCTCTTTATACACAAGTGTGTTTTGCTTGTGCCTTCCTGTCTTCTTCAGTGAGAAGCTTTATGTAGGTCAGGCTTGGCTTAAGCAGATTTCCTGAACCTGCGTCAGCTTAAGCTGGAGGAATTTTAATAAACCCTCCCCTGTAGGCGTGGGCCTAAATGAGGCTAGCCTAGTTAAGCCTGATCTTTTTCTGTTTGTGAAAAGAGCTGAGCAGAGCTGAAGGCTGCATGGTGGTTTCAGAAACTGCCTACTTAATTTGAAAAGAACAATGGTAGGAAAAGCTAGATCTTCCAATTTTACCTTATCTGAAAAGCTTGATTTGTTAAAGCTTGTGAAGCCATATGTTAAAATTCTGGAAGAACACACTAACAAACATTCAGtaatagtggaaaagaatagatgttgGGATATCATAGCAGTTAACTATAATGCAAGTGGAGTAGACCGCCCTCCTCGAACAGCGCAGGGCCTACGCACTCTTTACAAAAGGCTCAAAGAATATGCCAAACAGGAGCTATTGCAGCAAAAAGAGACCCAGTCagattttaaaagcaatatttCTGAGCCAACCAAGAAAGTTATGGAGATGATTCCCCAGATTTCCAGTTTTTGCCTGATAAGAGACAGGAACCACATACAAAGgtaagctttattttattttgttgtgaaaATTATGGCGCCTCCTATCTATTGGGCTCTGGCTTAGTTGTGATAAAGATACGCATAGTAAGCATCCCCACTACGGGAGCAGTGAATAGTGTCTTTGTTTTgccttcttaaaaaagaaaagtgaggcCATAAGGAATTTTTCTGCTGCACTGGATTCAAGCCACTTTTTAttgtcttcccctcccccttccctccttctgtAGTTTCTAAAAAGTAAAGGTTAGGGAGGAATAAATGGGATGTAATTTGTGACATTACCTCATAAACTTTTTAagctttaaaattaaattgtttaattAGCTTCTGAGAGAtacctttttcttatttcatttaagaTTACATTTCATTAGAATTTTCAATTTTGTATAAAGTTAGCAGTTTCAGGAAAACTGGaacccttgctttttttttatgaattatcAGTGTCTACACTTACTGAATATTAATTGAGCTAAAAACCTAAAATGAACAATTAAGTAAACTTGTTAATGGCATCATTGTATATATTaaagtttaaagtatttttaaatgtacagtttaaagtatttttctaacttacattcaaaataaaaaagacaaggaaacacaagaaaaggagtTAATGCCTAATTAGGGATTCAGATTacttaataaaactaaaaatttttgttgtttttacacATTAATGGTCTAGTTTCACTTTGATTTGGGCTCATACAGGAAAGGGTAAGCTCTCCCATACTATTCTGCAAGGGTTTCAAACTAtgaattttaatatatcaataaGAGCAACTGGATTAGAAACAGTTTTTTTGGTTGAATTTGTGCTCTACATGACTACTTGCCTGGAAATCTTCAAAAACTATTATCCTGCTGCTGATTCAGATTTTAACCTCTGGCAAAAGATAAAAATGGCAGCTACAGGCTTCTTCTGAATCATTTAGAGTAATGTAAGCAAACGGTAAACTCCTTGTTAGTTGAGGAACCTTTCAAACAGAACTTTACAAGTCACTTTCCTATTGGTGGAAGAGTCATTATATAAGCAAAATTATTAATTACCTATGAAATCCCTTTGAAGTtagggaagaaatggaaaaaccttTTTAGCCAAAcatatttgttattttgataatCTACTAGGATAATATTTTTGAGCCCAGCTTCTTACCATATACTTCTTATTTCTAGTTGATAGCATAGTAAAAAAAATAGCACCAGTGGGAATCCAAGACGTTGATACACAGTATATTAATTCATGGGGTCACTTCCTAAACTGTtcactgtgatgacaaatgaTTAAATCCTCCTAGTATGCTGaatgtccaaaaaaaaagaaactccacaGTAAGACTGTTTTATACTCATTAAAAATTTTCCCCTCTTTGAATCATAAAGAACAGTGGCTTTGCATTATAGGTATAAAACTACCTTTTGGGTATAggtttttataatttgaaaactaCACATAGAAACTGTAGTTTTATCAagttgtgtattttaaaaatacactgataCAGAAGAGAAATAATGTATAAGATACAAagatatatttacattttgactgcttttgtgtgtgtgtgtgtatgtatgtatggtaTATATACACGTACATACATAGAATATATATACCTACACAGTCAATCTTTGGGACACCAACATTTCTCTGATAAAATGAGTTGATTTACACATTTCCATACCTACTGTTTAAACAATcagtttttcagattttaaaggTAAGAATATCAGAAATATGCcatttaaatgcttatttttgtTAGCATGTCTGCTCTGCCACTTTCTCTATACtagcattttaatttataatatatttatgtatttaatatacTTATACCTGTTTGACATCATCTCAAATCTTAATTACCTCAGAAGTTTATAATTACACTAAATTATGCTTCTATATAAATATGACTGTTAATCTCATCAAACTCTCTATACTTAATAAGGAAAATATTACTGCTtatataatttaacatatttaagTATATACAACTATTTTGTAAGGCTATTTATTTCTACAACTGACATTgatttatgtctttatatttaccTCTCTTTAACATCAgattatattttgtgtttttataacCAATTTGATCCTCAGAGTTCATATTCATAAATTTTAGAAGTCCTtttctgttttatcattttttttgtgACCTTCTCTAAATCATTTTTAGACTTTGTTATGCCTTATTTGTAATGTTTTAACTAAAGTGGAATGGAATATTCTAGATATAaggcatatttttaatttacatggGAGTATATTGTCTATGTTTAATTGTGAATCTTATAGTCTATTATACATACTAATTTGGAGAAGTAATTatgtggatttaaaaaatttaatttatatctgtCGTTTTAACTTTTTGCCAATCCAGGATTTAGAGATGTTAATAAAAGCAAATCTTACTAATTTGAATTACATTTATATTCcattgttttgcttttgaaaatcataaaatgacaaaaaaagacaagaatgaaaatgaaggaatTTATATAATCTACAAATAGATTTTTCGTAACATACTAGATAtcttattatttcatttgtaCTTCTTAGACAAATATCTGATATTTCTGGCAATTTAATGTTATTAGTAAGTGACATATGGGGAGTTTAAATTCTTTTCCTTATGTTCTACTTAAACTTGTTCCAGCATTTTAATCATCCATGTAGAATGTATTCTAACCTATAttacttatttataatttataaaatgttatttaaataatgTGAAGTGTAGCATTTCCATTAATGCTCCAATAATCTCTTTCACCtcgataacttttatttttaagttaggcagaaacataaatttaagaaaaaaaccctcaagaaaCATTATGTATTCTTAATTCACAACTTCATGTTAtacatgaaattatttaaaaaccaacAGAATTTTAAGGAACATTGTGTTTATGTCATAACAAATATTATAATGTCAAAGTTTAAATTATGCTAAAACTGTAGTTGCCTCTAATAGGAATGCATATTTTATGGAAATTTCATGTAAATTTAATAAACTTTCAATATATCATATATAGGCCATTAAAAAAACATTGCATTAAAAAAaccatttcatttattcaaccattcaACATATGATGAGTACCTGTGAGGTTCCAAGTAGAGTATTATACTGGGTACTGATGATCCGGTGGTAGATCTAAACCCTTGCCCTTGTACACTTCACCTGACCACTGGTTAAAAGACTTAGAGATCACCTGAGTCATGTGGTTTAGGATAGGTAAAGGGGAAGAAACACCATTGCATCTGAAATTGGATAGTTAGGAGAACCCCCTGATAGTTGGGCATACCCAAAATCATACACAATCTTgtttttcctgtgtgtgtgtgtgtgtgacaaatACAGAAATCAGTACGTCTCAGAGATTGCCTTCCACTGTCCTCTTGGAAGTCATAGACCCTCGTGATTTTTAGATCAGGACAGGAGAGGAGAAGCAGGAGGTCTAGGACTAAGGTGTCGGGATAGCAAGGCCCAGAATGAATTAAATGACACTACACCATTTAAGAACCTCAGGCTTATAGGGACAATTGGTATCTCTCTGAGAGTATcaaaaatgccttttcttttgtaatttaccTCAGTAGCCTTGTGTAGTATTTATAAGTTCCTGTTCTTTTAAGAGCCCAATTTTAAAGTTAAGGATGGAGagagccatatatatatatatatatataaaattaaaatcccaACCGTAGTCACTTTAATTTATTATTCCAagggttaaaaatattttttgtttcataattttctttatagcttgataatttaatgtatattaaatatgaaattatgCTTTAAAATGCTCTTGTAttcatttgatttacattttataatgctTTTTTGTGTGCTGTAGTGCAAACTTGGATGAGGAAGCACAGGCTGGTACAAGTTCACTACAGGTAATGTTGGACCACCATCCAGTTGCTATTACAGTGGAGGTGAAGCAAGAAGAAGACATTAAGCCCCCTCCTCCACTGGTTTTAAATTCTCAACAGAGTGATACTTTAGAGCAAAGAGAAGAACATGAATTAGTACATGTTATGGAAAGATCTTTGTCACCGTCACTTTCCTCTGTTGATATGAGAATGACATCGTCTCCATCTTCTATCCCAAGGAGAGATGATATTTTTCGGCATGAAAGTGGAGAAAATTTTAGGTCACAGTTAGGGTATGATCCTCAGATTCTGCAAATGCTGAAAGAGGAGCATCagataattttagaaaatcaaaaaaattttggATTATATGTTCAGGAGAAGAGGGATGGATTGAAAAGAAGGCAGCAGCTAGAGGAAGAGCTGCTAAGAGCAAAAATTGAAGTGGAGAAGCTGAAAGCAGTTCGCTTACGGCATGATCTATCTGAATATAATAgtctctaagatttttttttgcagtcttgcaatttgataattttaattttggccaAATTACTTTCATTTGGGAATATCCTGAAGCagagtatatattctttttttttttggccacgccgcatggcatgtatgatcttagttccctgaccagggatcgaacccacgccccctgcagtggaagcacagagtcttaaccactggaccaccagggaagtcccagagtatatattcttaaaaaatattgttaatcTCTATTATGAAAAAGGCTTTTTGACatgattttctaattatttaattttcctttgatACATATTAAAACGCTGATTGGTATGGTTATAAATTTTGTCttcctctaatttttttcctaagatgTTTTAATTGTTGGCCTTACAAAAGATGTTTTATTTTGATTAgtaacatatacataaataacatatataaatacatcagTATTCTTTCAAAGTTCTGAATCTTCAACATTTTTAATTAGCACTTTGAAAGCTGTATGTAGTTCAAAGTTTTTAAGTCAATCTAATTTAGAAGCAATACTAGCCTAATAGAAGCTTGTCTGTATGACACTGATTTTTATGCTTTCATTCTTTGACGGAGTAAGTCCTAGGATTTTAGGGATGGAAGGTATTTGGAGAACACTTTTTCCCACCTCAGTTTTGAGGTAATGAAACCGAGGTCCAGGGAGAACTCAATGATTTATTTGATGTAACAAAGCTCTTTATGGCAGAGCAATGACCAGCActcagtttttgtttctctgtaatttttttccccctgctatTCCGCAGAAGTAAAAATCCACAAAAATATCCTACatgttaaaaaattagaaatatttatttcattaaaattgcttttaaaaattggtgGGTTATGAAATCAGGGGAATTGTGTCAAttacccccttcctcctcctcctttttttgtcCAGCAAAATAAGATATTCTATTGGAGATGTTATATATTTTGACTACAAGATTTAATACGTCAATTCATTTGGAATGTCTTAGTCTGAAAAAGATTTCTTTCACAGTAAAATCACAGTAAAAACTttaatgaacaaaattaaaattttatttagaataaaaatagcaaaaattatatgtttataatttatgATATCTATAGTCTTTTATGTTTTTGTAAATATTGCTATTTTAGTAtttgtggaaataaataaaaccttgatTCTTAAAGCACACATAGACATTTATGTTAAATCTTTAATATGTTTATTACTTAAGGATTTCTATTTTTGCTGGGGCTGTGTTGAGGAAGGATATTTAAGCCAAGCTTTAGAATGGGGTAGGTAGGATTTCAGCTGTATTGGGGAGAAAGGATGTTTATGTCAGAGTGAGCAGCATGAAAAAGGCATAGAGAATGGGAAAAAGTGGGTCAGAGTGTATAAGCACAAATACAGTGCTAAGCCAGGtgatttttaagtgattttaagTGAGCATAGAGAGGGCCACTTAGGGCTGTGATAATCTGGACAAGGACATATACCTTGACTAACTGGGGTAGCTACCCTTGAGCTCCAGCAGAATTTTTACATGCAGAAATGagccagaaatctgcatttttatgagaaatgtttatttttaaaacatttgcaaataattaaaaatatttaaaataataaatagacgAAACATGTGAGTGGGCCTCATTCAGCCAGTGGGCTTTCGGCTCATGGCCTGTGGTGTAGAGCAGTGGTTCACCAAGAGTAGATcctgaccagcagcatcagcacctCGAGAACTTGTGAGATATGTAAATCCATTCCTTTCGGATCAGCAACTTGAGGGGTAGAGTACAGCAATCTGTTTTAATAAGTTCTCTAGAGATTCTGATGCAAGCTAAAAAACCACTCAGAGAACCACTGGAATAGAGTATTTTGAAAGCTAACATGGTGCCTAAATCATGttagattttcaaaaatttttgttgAAGAGTGGGTGAAGGTAAATTGAGGGATATCAATGTGGAAGTTGGAAGCTGGTTGGTGCCACATTATGGATTACATTAAATGCTGTTTTTAAGGAATCGAATGTGAATATATAATGGCAAGCCATGGAAGGCTTTTGACTAGGGACATATGACTAGAGCTCTGACTTAATGTCATAATAGCAGCATTTCAGGGTGGGCAATGTAGTGAGGGGAAATTAAATCTGAAATTTAGGTTATGACTCTAggaatagaaagaataaaaataaaatggactcCTATGGTACCGTTTTAGCTTGTTGACTGCTTAATTTCATTGGCATTTTGTATCTGCTGTTagagttaaatattttattataaaaatgcctTGAATGTATGATACATCCTTTTGACAATTTCATCTTCTTTAATCTGTGCTGTGACTTTTCTTTCAGTCTAATGAATCTTATAATTCTTATTTGAGGTAATGTTTTTACAATATTATTCCAGTAAATCTTTACAGTAGTAAGCTCTAACTTTTTGAAATGATTGAAAACAAATTACCATACAAAATGTAATTTATGTTATAATCTTAGCATGGTACTACTCAGAATTGTTAATGAATGTTCAGTTTGAATGCTGACTTTGTACAGCTAAATCAGTTTTCCAGGTGTGTTCTGTGGAACATTAATTCTGTGAAATGTTTTTAGCCAAGTTATGTGTTCAAAAAAGTGCAATATACATCTTTTTTGGTGGTTAGATTCTAACGTAAGTGTGGAAGGTAAAAATGTATACTATATAAAATTGCCCTTGAAAATTTTTTTGCTACCCGGAAAGTAGTGTAAACATAGTCTCCTACAGTCGTATTTTTCTCCAGCAGTGTTCAAGATTGTTGTTTCGTTGCTTATGTCATGTGACAAATTTGTTAGCATGTAGGGACTGAGTAGAATAAAAaccttattttacatatttttaaacaacagaattacACTCATTGCAGTGAGTTTACTGCAGCAGTTTTTCTGAGTCaatcttgtttaattttaatcTGCAAAAATTAAAGTGAATGTGGTTCTGCTCCATTTTCATTGCTCCATCTCCCCACCTATGCAATTATAATTAGCATAGTACAGTTTATGGGAATTTCTGTGTAAAGAAGACTTGTTTGATGACTGAACTCTTTTTAGAGGCTGTTTATTATTATCTTGCAGAGTATCTTAGGGAAATTCTGAGctaaagcttttttctttttctttctatattgagACTTTTTTGAGTTTTTGACTACTTACCAACTTACATTAGCAGTTTTTGCTGAGGACAAGTTTCACTAAGGGGAATATATAATGGCAAATTCTGTTAGTACCAATGGAATACAATTGAAGCCACCAGACATCCTACTATAGAGAACTATTTGGGGCTGTGAGTTTACTTATGAAATGTAATGCTGGAAAAACATAGGaaagagtgtttttatttttaaaatgtagacttGGTTCTGTAGAAATACTATTTCATCCAATATATTAGTAATTTAGATCGTGCCTAGTTATTCTTGCCACCTTCTTGTCTTTTCTTATCCATTTGAACTTAAAtggatatgtttgtttttttacaagtTATATTATAAACCTAGGTTTGATTTATAATGGCATTCTGAAAAAGTTAATGAAGctctttcatttctaacaaatgccagatttctaaaaatattcaaattaaatattttcgtTTTTTGTATAATGCGACATCAACttggtgttattttatttttgaaagattcaCTCTACCCTATTGCCTCTTTACTtacatgaaaatgtttgaaatatgaaTTATTTTCCATGTGCCTTCTTTTAGAGTAATGTCACGTTTTAAATAGATATGTTTAAATAATTAAGTGTGGTAAATTGTAATTAATATATACTGTAGATGATAGTGGTTAAATGCGTTGTTAACACATGTTCTTTTAAATACATGGTAATACATTGTACTGATTTGTGTACTCTTTGTGTGCCATAAAACAAAGAATTCGGTACTATAGAGGTAAAGTTTTTTGTTGAGGCATAATTGAAATACATTTCTTTAGGTGATATAATAGATGTCAAATGTACCATGTCtaaatttcataatatatttatttttttcaaatgttaagaTTCACAAATTctcaaaatcaattaaatatttgATGGTGACTTTGATTGTAAATAGTTAAAAATAGATGAAATGTGGTTGCAATACTGAACAAATACAAAAGagtaaattcttaaaatatgcaACCTAATTAAACATTAGCAGTCATGCTAGATCTTGTATATAATTTTGAGAAATTGGTTCcgtattttttaatgtatcttcTTAAAGTTTCATTAAAAGTAGCAGCTATAATgtgaatttatataatttattttt contains:
- the FSBP gene encoding fibrinogen silencer-binding protein translates to MVGKARSSNFTLSEKLDLLKLVKPYVKILEEHTNKHSVIVEKNRCWDIIAVNYNASGVDRPPRTAQGLRTLYKRLKEYAKQELLQQKETQSDFKSNISEPTKKVMEMIPQISSFCLIRDRNHIQSANLDEEAQAGTSSLQVMLDHHPVAITVEVKQEEDIKPPPPLVLNSQQSDTLEQREEHELVHVMERSLSPSLSSVDMRMTSSPSSIPRRDDIFRHESGENFRSQLGYDPQILQMLKEEHQIILENQKNFGLYVQEKRDGLKRRQQLEEELLRAKIEVEKLKAVRLRHDLSEYNSL